The Desulfovibrio aminophilus genomic sequence GTCGTAGACCTGGTTCCACTTCATGGTGTCCAGGATGTTCGCGCAGTTTTCGGCCGAGACGTCGTAGAGCTCGGCCAGGCCGCTCAGGAGGAGCATCTCGCACTCGCCCTTGAGCTCCTTCACCCGGCGGACGTTCTGCTCGACCTCCTCCTTGCCGCCCAGTTTGGCCAGCATGGCGCCCACCTCGGTGACCATCATCCGCAGGTTGGAGACCATGCGCCGGGCCGGAAAGCGCACCCGGGTGAAGCCGTACACGCCGATGCGCGCGGAAACGGCCTGGATGTGGTTCAGGATGGCTTCCTGGGAGACGTTGATCTCGTGGATGTCTTCGCGGTCGATGGGGGTGATGAAGGTGGTGGAGAGCTGGTGGGTGATGTTGCGGGTGATGATGTCGCCTTCGGCTTCGATCATGTTCA encodes the following:
- a CDS encoding DUF47 domain-containing protein, which produces MSFSLFPKSPKFFDLFREQNRTIVQAATVLEKIVQEAGDCEERCQTVNMIEAEGDIITRNITHQLSTTFITPIDREDIHEINVSQEAILNHIQAVSARIGVYGFTRVRFPARRMVSNLRMMVTEVGAMLAKLGGKEEVEQNVRRVKELKGECEMLLLSGLAELYDVSAENCANILDTMKWNQVYDRIDKAVGRSWGLAKTIEGIVLKNA